One region of Mesobacillus boroniphilus genomic DNA includes:
- the infC gene encoding translation initiation factor IF-3, with the protein MLLNEGIRAREIRLIDQNGEQLGIKSKAEALEIATRVNLDLVLVAPNAKPPVGRIMDYGKFKFEQQKKEKEARKNQKIITTKEVRLSPSIDEHDFNTKLRNAIKFLEKGDKVKASIRFKGRAITHKEIGQRVLDRFSEACKDVATIESHPKMDGRSMFLVLAPKTEK; encoded by the coding sequence ATGTTACTAAACGAGGGAATTCGTGCTCGCGAAATTCGTCTGATTGATCAAAATGGCGAGCAATTAGGAATTAAATCCAAAGCTGAGGCTCTTGAGATCGCAACGCGCGTAAATCTTGATCTTGTCCTTGTTGCTCCGAACGCGAAGCCTCCTGTAGGCCGAATCATGGACTACGGAAAATTCAAGTTCGAACAGCAAAAGAAAGAAAAAGAAGCGCGTAAGAACCAAAAGATCATCACAACTAAAGAAGTCCGTCTTAGTCCGTCAATTGATGAGCATGACTTTAACACGAAGTTGCGCAATGCCATCAAGTTCCTGGAAAAAGGCGATAAGGTTAAAGCATCTATCCGTTTTAAAGGCCGTGCTATAACCCATAAGGAAATAGGTCAGCGTGTTCTTGATCGCTTCTCTGAAGCTTGCAAAGATGTAGCGACAATCGAATCACATCCAAAAATGGATGGTCGAAGCATGTTCCTAGTTCTAGCACCTAAAACAGAAAAGTAA
- a CDS encoding DUF1294 domain-containing protein: MGMWTLAGLIIVMNLLGFFIMGMDKKRARNNHYRISEKTLWNVAFLGGATGATAGMKHYRHKTKHAQFKYGLPLLAIIEIGIFTYLFKLLA; encoded by the coding sequence ATGGGGATGTGGACTTTGGCTGGCTTGATCATAGTCATGAACCTTTTGGGATTTTTTATCATGGGAATGGATAAAAAGCGGGCAAGAAACAATCATTATCGGATAAGTGAAAAAACATTATGGAATGTTGCTTTTCTTGGAGGAGCGACCGGGGCAACAGCTGGAATGAAGCATTACAGGCATAAGACGAAACATGCGCAGTTTAAATATGGACTGCCTCTGCTAGCTATTATTGAGATTGGTATATTTACATATTTATTTAAGCTTTTGGCATAA
- the ytxC gene encoding putative sporulation protein YtxC codes for MIEIIFQKKQDAWNLYQHLVARLASWQETNSILLNEDRNRVLIPEEFYKKEHLPLLQKSVYDFIVTVKRDDWLRTILAESYFYTDSEEQDQILDIIYSVIEGNRKELAPFMEGVEEQGMIKSSINEIFNERVSFSFDSFVMFRLKAYIEQLSKWVEIAIDEYKMEQEYQVFLHTLRDFLEDRKSQMTHLYLVIDENMVFYNQQFKEMKRSELFKTIDRKLLVNHPVYVDSGTIAPLLSIAPETIYLYTDDPHQPLVRTIINLFEERVQVSPVTVFHEEKANFFKENRENIQ; via the coding sequence TTGATTGAAATCATCTTCCAAAAAAAGCAGGATGCCTGGAATTTGTATCAACATTTAGTTGCCAGGCTTGCTTCATGGCAGGAAACGAATTCAATTCTTCTTAATGAAGATCGAAATAGAGTGCTTATTCCAGAAGAATTTTATAAAAAAGAACATTTACCGTTACTCCAAAAGAGTGTTTATGACTTTATAGTAACCGTGAAACGTGATGATTGGCTGAGAACCATTCTGGCAGAGTCTTATTTTTATACGGACAGTGAAGAGCAGGATCAAATCCTGGATATCATATACTCCGTCATAGAAGGTAACCGTAAAGAACTTGCTCCTTTCATGGAAGGTGTCGAGGAACAAGGAATGATTAAGAGTTCGATCAATGAAATCTTTAATGAAAGAGTCTCATTCTCTTTTGATTCCTTTGTTATGTTCAGGCTGAAGGCCTATATTGAGCAGCTCTCCAAATGGGTAGAGATAGCGATCGATGAGTATAAGATGGAACAGGAGTACCAGGTTTTCCTGCATACACTGAGGGATTTTCTAGAGGACAGAAAATCGCAAATGACCCATTTATATTTGGTGATTGATGAAAATATGGTCTTTTATAATCAGCAATTCAAAGAAATGAAGCGGAGTGAGTTGTTTAAGACGATTGACCGCAAGCTGCTAGTCAACCACCCTGTCTATGTAGATTCCGGGACGATTGCTCCATTGCTGTCGATTGCACCTGAGACCATTTATTTGTACACGGACGATCCGCACCAGCCGTTAGTGCGGACAATCATCAATCTTTTTGAAGAACGTGTTCAAGTCAGTCCGGTTACTGTTTTTCATGAAGAGAAGGCAAACTTTTTTAAAGAGAATCGTGAAAATATACAATAG
- the rplT gene encoding 50S ribosomal protein L20 — protein MPRVKGGTVTRKRRKKVIKLAKGYFGSKHTLYKVANQQVMKSLMYAFRDRRQKKRDFRKLWIARINAAARMNGLSYSRMMHGLKLAGIEVNRKMLAELAVSDAAAFAQLAETAKQQFNK, from the coding sequence ATGCCACGTGTAAAAGGCGGTACAGTTACGCGCAAGCGTCGTAAAAAAGTCATTAAATTAGCAAAAGGTTATTTCGGTTCTAAACATACATTATACAAGGTTGCTAACCAGCAGGTTATGAAATCCCTAATGTATGCATTCCGCGACCGTCGCCAGAAGAAGCGCGACTTCCGCAAACTTTGGATTGCTCGTATCAACGCAGCAGCACGCATGAACGGCCTTTCTTACAGCCGTATGATGCACGGCCTAAAGCTTGCTGGTATCGAAGTAAACCGCAAGATGCTTGCTGAACTTGCAGTAAGCGATGCAGCAGCATTCGCTCAATTGGCTGAAACAGCTAAGCAACAATTCAACAAGTAA
- the dnaI gene encoding primosomal protein DnaI, whose product MQNINETLKKLANNQNFQERYEAIKRQVMQDNHIKEFLDENADYITREMLDGSMSKLYEFSNQSKGCEDCESLAGCKNMIKGYEPELFIKGNFIDVKYDRCKKKVMHDEQQKNARLINSIFVPKEILKASFGDIELDDAGRFKAIKVAKDFVENYEPGKKQKGLFLHGPFGTGKSYLLGAIANELAQKQISSLIVYVPEFFREMKNAIGDHTVNDKLEAIKKANVLMLDDIGAETMSSWARDEILGTILQFRMLENLPTFFTSNFDLKGLEHHLTHSQRGEEEQLKAARIMERIRYLAEPVKVEGKNRRI is encoded by the coding sequence TTGCAAAACATTAATGAAACATTGAAGAAGCTGGCGAATAACCAGAATTTCCAGGAGCGCTATGAAGCCATTAAGAGGCAGGTCATGCAGGATAATCATATCAAGGAATTCCTGGATGAGAATGCGGATTATATCACCCGGGAAATGCTCGATGGCAGTATGTCAAAGCTTTATGAGTTCTCCAACCAGAGCAAGGGCTGCGAAGATTGCGAGAGCCTAGCAGGCTGCAAGAACATGATTAAGGGTTATGAGCCAGAGCTTTTCATAAAGGGTAACTTCATTGATGTAAAATATGACCGATGCAAAAAGAAGGTCATGCATGATGAGCAGCAAAAGAATGCGCGCCTGATCAATAGCATTTTTGTGCCTAAGGAAATTTTGAAGGCATCGTTCGGGGATATTGAGCTGGATGACGCCGGAAGGTTCAAGGCGATCAAGGTGGCAAAAGACTTTGTTGAGAATTATGAGCCGGGCAAAAAGCAAAAGGGCTTGTTCCTTCATGGGCCGTTCGGTACAGGTAAATCCTATTTACTTGGCGCAATCGCGAATGAACTTGCACAGAAACAAATCAGTTCATTGATTGTATATGTACCGGAATTTTTCAGGGAAATGAAGAATGCGATCGGTGACCATACTGTCAATGACAAGCTGGAAGCCATTAAAAAGGCAAATGTTCTTATGCTTGATGATATTGGAGCAGAAACGATGAGCAGCTGGGCAAGGGATGAAATCCTCGGGACGATCCTGCAGTTCCGTATGCTAGAGAACCTTCCAACCTTCTTTACTTCGAACTTCGACCTTAAAGGTCTGGAGCATCACTTGACGCACAGCCAACGGGGAGAAGAAGAACAATTGAAGGCAGCAAGAATCATGGAACGGATTAGATATCTTGCCGAGCCTGTAAAAGTTGAGGGCAAAAACCGCAGAATATAA
- the rpmI gene encoding 50S ribosomal protein L35, with protein sequence MPKMKTHRGTAKRFKKTGSGKLKRSHAYTSHLFANKSTKAKRKLRKSALVSKGDFKRIRHMLDNIK encoded by the coding sequence ATGCCAAAAATGAAAACTCACCGCGGCACTGCCAAGCGTTTCAAGAAAACTGGATCTGGCAAGCTAAAGCGTTCACACGCTTACACTAGCCACTTATTTGCTAACAAGTCTACTAAAGCTAAGCGTAAGCTTCGCAAATCTGCACTTGTGTCTAAAGGCGATTTCAAACGTATTCGTCACATGCTTGACAACATTAAGTAA
- the thrS gene encoding threonine--tRNA ligase yields MADMLKISFPDGAVKEFPAGTTTEDIASSISPGLKKKAIAGMVNGQPYDLKRPIEEDAAIEIVTPDHPEALEILRHSSAHLMAQAIKRLYKDVNLGVGPVIEGGFYYDIDMEHSLSPEDLPEIEKEMKKIINENIEIVRKEVSREEAVKFFKELDDPYKLELIEAIPADEKVTLYEQGDFVDLCRGVHVPSTGKLKEFKLLSIAGAYWRGDSDNKMLQRIYGTAFFKKEDLKEHLRLLEEAKERDHRKLGKELNLFTNSQKVGQGLPLWLPKGATIRRIIERYIVDKEVSLGYDHVYTPVMGSVDLYKTSGHWDHYQENMFPVMEMENEQLVLRPMNCPHHMMVYKNSIHSYRELPIRIAELGTMHRYEMSGALAGLQRVRGMTLNDAHLFVRPDQIKEEFKRVVELVLEVYKDFDMNDYSFRLSYRDPEDKEKYFDDDQMWEKAQAMLKEAMDEMGLEYFEAEGEAAFYGPKLDVQVKTALGKEETLSTVQLDFLLPERFDLTYIGEDGKHHRPVVIHRGVVSTMERFVAFLIEEYKGAFPTWLAPVQAQIIPVSPAVHYDYAREIKEKLKAEGFRVEIDGRDEKIGYKIREAQMQKVPYMLVVGDNEVADKAVNVRKYGEQKSETIAFDEFLESFRKEAKK; encoded by the coding sequence ATGGCAGACATGTTAAAAATATCGTTTCCAGATGGAGCAGTGAAGGAGTTTCCCGCAGGCACAACGACTGAAGATATCGCCAGCTCAATCAGCCCAGGCCTAAAGAAGAAAGCCATTGCCGGTATGGTCAATGGACAGCCGTATGATCTCAAGAGACCAATCGAAGAGGACGCAGCGATCGAAATCGTCACTCCTGACCATCCAGAAGCACTTGAAATCCTGCGCCACAGCTCAGCACACTTAATGGCACAGGCAATCAAGCGCCTTTATAAAGATGTTAACCTTGGAGTAGGACCAGTAATCGAGGGTGGTTTCTACTATGATATCGATATGGAACATTCATTGTCTCCGGAAGACTTGCCTGAAATTGAAAAGGAAATGAAGAAAATCATCAATGAGAACATCGAGATTGTCCGCAAAGAAGTAAGCCGCGAGGAGGCAGTCAAGTTTTTCAAAGAGCTTGATGACCCTTATAAGCTTGAATTGATTGAAGCGATTCCGGCTGATGAAAAAGTTACTCTATATGAGCAGGGAGATTTTGTTGACCTCTGCCGCGGAGTGCATGTTCCATCAACTGGCAAGCTGAAGGAATTCAAATTGCTGAGCATTGCTGGTGCATACTGGCGCGGCGACAGCGACAATAAGATGCTGCAGCGTATTTATGGTACAGCTTTCTTCAAAAAGGAAGACCTGAAAGAACACTTGAGACTGCTAGAAGAAGCGAAGGAACGCGATCACCGTAAGCTTGGCAAGGAGCTTAACTTATTTACTAACTCCCAGAAGGTTGGCCAGGGTCTTCCGCTTTGGCTTCCAAAAGGTGCGACAATCCGCCGTATCATCGAACGCTATATCGTTGATAAGGAAGTCAGCCTTGGTTATGACCATGTCTACACTCCGGTAATGGGCAGTGTCGACCTATATAAAACTTCCGGACACTGGGACCACTATCAGGAAAATATGTTCCCGGTCATGGAAATGGAAAATGAACAGCTTGTTTTAAGACCGATGAACTGTCCGCACCACATGATGGTATACAAAAACAGCATCCATAGCTACAGGGAGCTTCCAATAAGGATTGCCGAGCTTGGAACAATGCACCGTTATGAAATGTCCGGCGCGTTGGCTGGTTTGCAGCGTGTGCGGGGCATGACTCTGAACGATGCTCATCTCTTTGTCCGCCCTGACCAGATCAAGGAAGAGTTCAAGCGTGTAGTAGAGCTTGTGCTGGAAGTCTACAAGGATTTTGACATGAATGATTATTCCTTCCGTCTATCCTACCGCGATCCTGAGGATAAAGAAAAATATTTCGATGATGACCAGATGTGGGAAAAGGCACAGGCGATGTTAAAAGAGGCAATGGATGAGATGGGACTGGAATATTTCGAGGCAGAGGGCGAAGCAGCATTCTACGGACCGAAGCTAGATGTCCAGGTCAAGACTGCCCTTGGCAAAGAGGAAACTCTTTCAACAGTCCAGCTTGACTTCTTGCTTCCAGAGCGCTTCGACTTGACTTATATCGGCGAAGATGGCAAGCACCATCGTCCTGTCGTCATCCACCGCGGTGTCGTATCGACTATGGAACGCTTTGTTGCCTTCCTGATCGAAGAGTACAAAGGGGCATTCCCGACTTGGCTGGCTCCAGTTCAGGCGCAAATCATCCCTGTTTCACCAGCGGTCCACTATGACTATGCAAGAGAAATCAAGGAAAAACTTAAGGCAGAAGGCTTCCGCGTTGAAATCGATGGACGCGACGAAAAAATCGGCTATAAGATCCGCGAAGCACAAATGCAGAAAGTTCCTTACATGCTAGTGGTCGGAGACAATGAAGTAGCTGACAAAGCAGTCAATGTCCGTAAATACGGCGAACAAAAATCCGAAACAATTGCCTTTGATGAATTCCTGGAGTCATTCAGGAAGGAAGCGAAGAAATAA